One Amaranthus tricolor cultivar Red isolate AtriRed21 chromosome 10, ASM2621246v1, whole genome shotgun sequence genomic window carries:
- the LOC130825364 gene encoding DNA repair protein XRCC4 isoform X1, with the protein MVTSTSQEETYARESCLKLEVGESSSSKESIFVKGTWFPSHFFLLITNGAEAWLCNALEEDVKERASQWDQSESEYVKFAEKYLGFQQPDSVYRFSDAGNGFRKLSWTFEKEGIKLEWRWRCKPSPNCKKTTAQVLDFLMDSNINLSEEVIKKTEAFEQLKEETQKCLVQSEKLITEKQEFESEVYAKFVNVLNSKKAKLRELRDRISKLEAKGKLLHEEDDVSTDGTEPYHTESDEQ; encoded by the exons ATGGTAACTTCAACATCGCAGGAAGAAACCTATGCTAGAGAATCATGCTTGAAGCTTGAAGTTGGAgaatcatcttcttctaaagaGTCTATTTTTGTCAAGGGCACTTGGTTTCCTTCTCATTTCTTTCTCCTCATTACCAATGGCGCTGAAGCTTGGCTTTGCAATG caTTAGAAGAGGATGTGAAAGAAAGGGCAAGTCAATGGGATCAATCCGAGTCAGAATATGTTAAATTTGCAGAAAAGTATTTAGGGTTTCAACAGCCTGATTCTGTATACCGTTTTTCTGATGCTGGAAATGGCTTTAGAAAG CTGTCATGGACATTTGAAAAGGAAGGGATCAAACTGGAATGGAGATGGAGATGTAAGCCATCACCAAACTGTAAGAAAACTACTGCACAAGTCCTGGACTTTCTCATGGACTCAAACATCAACTTAAGT GAAGAAGTTATCAAAAAGACAGAGGCATTTGAGCAGTTGAAAGAAGAAACTCAGAAATGTTTAGTGCAAAGTGAAAAGTTGATCACTGAAAAACAAGAGTTTGAATCAGAAGTATATGCAAAG TTTGTGAACGTCTTGAACTCAAAGAAGGCAAAATTGAGAGAGCTTCGTGATCGTATTTCTAAGCTAGAAGCTAAAGGGAAGCTGCTTCATGAGGAAGACGATGTCTCTACTGATGGAACCGAACCATATCATACTGAATCTGATGAACAGTAA
- the LOC130825364 gene encoding DNA repair protein XRCC4 isoform X2: protein MVTSTSQEETYARESCLKLEVGESSSSKESIFVKGTWFPSHFFLLITNGAEAWLCNALEEDVKERASQWDQSESEYVKFAEKYLGFQQPDSVYRFSDAGNGFRKLSWTFEKEGIKLEWRWRCKPSPNCKKTTAQVLDFLMDSNINLSIRLHCKPTCKNTWSVMLCLPLICIILGMLQAEWRLTTCDNGRLLCSRVDHVELLCIFFPIHDKGVAKILLPICEGKY, encoded by the exons ATGGTAACTTCAACATCGCAGGAAGAAACCTATGCTAGAGAATCATGCTTGAAGCTTGAAGTTGGAgaatcatcttcttctaaagaGTCTATTTTTGTCAAGGGCACTTGGTTTCCTTCTCATTTCTTTCTCCTCATTACCAATGGCGCTGAAGCTTGGCTTTGCAATG caTTAGAAGAGGATGTGAAAGAAAGGGCAAGTCAATGGGATCAATCCGAGTCAGAATATGTTAAATTTGCAGAAAAGTATTTAGGGTTTCAACAGCCTGATTCTGTATACCGTTTTTCTGATGCTGGAAATGGCTTTAGAAAG CTGTCATGGACATTTGAAAAGGAAGGGATCAAACTGGAATGGAGATGGAGATGTAAGCCATCACCAAACTGTAAGAAAACTACTGCACAAGTCCTGGACTTTCTCATGGACTCAAACATCAACTTAAGT ATAAGGCTGCACTGCAAACCCACATGTAAAAATACATGGAGTGTGATGCTATGTCTACCACTTATTTGCATAATACTTGGCATGCTTCAGGCAGAATGGCGATTAACAACCTGTGACAATGGTAGATTATTATGCTCACGTGTGGATCATGTTGAGTTGCTTTGCATTTTTTTTCCTATTCATGACAAAGGCGTGGCAAAAATACTTTTACCCATTTGCGAAGGTAAATACTAG